CATATCCCTCTTAAAACAAGTACCTATGAACATCCACAGACCACACAAGTTTGTTTCTTCGAAACAGTTCAGGGAATAGCCCCCTTTTTGTTGCTTCATTCAGCACTCTTGCAGCCCTTTCTTTCTGGCCTAACCACCAAAGTGCTTCTATAAGAGTGTTGTAGAACCTCATGCTCAAACCACAGCCTTCTGAGTTGAGTTTGTCAAAGACATACTCAACCATCTGCCAATTATTTTCATCATCAAAATCTCCGTGAATCATTTGTCCAATAACTTGGTGCATATCAGAAGTCTTATTTGTCATCACGTCGTTCAACAATTCATGGGCCATATTCCACCTAATAGAAGAATTTCAAGAAATAAAACATATAagaatattggaagcaaaaggaaagaagaaaagtcTTCTCTGTTACTCCAGTGATGCAAAAATTTACAGGAATTCATCCaccaactttttttttctttttgattggtAATTCATCCACGAACTCTAAGAGCATCCAAGCATCAACTACTATATTAGACTAGGACCAGCTCAATTTTCATGGTATAATCTATGCTAGAAGCTTTCGGACATAGGCTAAGCTCCACTTACACCCTCATGCCTAAATCTTGCCAGTTTCTGCAAATAATAAGCAACACAAGGAAGTACAAATGCACAAATCCTGAAGCAGTATGAAAAAGTTGAAGAAACTATATGAAATTTATGGAAAAGAAACTCAAAATGTAATAGACTAGATCAGACGATGCACACAACTAGTCAAACAGTTTAATTTCACTGTGCATTTTTCGAGTAAGCGAATTGTACAAATTGAAAATTCAAATATTGTATTTCCACTTAGTACCTTTAAAAGTACAGTCTTATAAGAAGCTATATCCCAGCAAGTAGAAAGACAGCATAAAAATTGGTCTAAAGAACCATTTCTGAGGCACCAATGTTAGATCAATAGAACCATATCAAGTTATAAAATTTGAGGAATCGGCTGATCAGAAATTAAATTCTAACCTCTCACTTTTTGCGTAAATTGCCAGCATCATACAGCAGCAAATGATGCTAGGCTGAATGCCCAGTGATTTAATTTCCTGAAACTGCTCCTCACTTTCGTCAACTAGGCCTGCGAAGCAGTAAACACTCAAAACTGCCTCAAGCGTCCGCTCATCTGGATCACATCTTGCCTTTTCCATCTCAACATAAGCTTTTATAGCTTCTTCGAACTGACCTCCCTGTCTATACCCTTCAATCATCCCGTTGAAAGAATCCCTGTTCCGTGGAACTCCAACCTCACCCATTCTAAACCATATTGCTTCAGATTCTTTGTAAAGTCCCCCTTTAGCAAATGCATGGATCAGAGAATTGAAAGTCTCCACCATCGGTCTGCTTCCTACCTCATTCATAGTATTAAAGGCGACAACTGCCTCCTCATACAGCGCAGCCTGTCCATAAGCTTCAATTACGCCAGTATACACTTTAGAACTAGGCACCAGACCTTGTCCATTCATATGCAGTAGAATCCTCTTCGCATCATCGTGAAGGCCTCCCTTTCCACAGGCATATATCAACCCTTCATAAGTCTCCATATTTGGTTCCACCTTCTCCTCAACCATGTCATGGAACAATGTCACCACCTCCTTAAAATAACCACCTTCACCAAAGACCTGGATGAGAATATTGTATGTATCCGCATCCGGCTCCGTATTACTCATTTTCATTTCAAGGAAAAGGTCCCTAACCtgatcatacctcccatttttcCCATATAAATTCAACAGAACACTATAAGTTTCTGCATTAGCCACACATCCAGCTGTCTGCATTTGCCTAAATACATCCATAGCCTCTTTCATAGACCCCGAATGTGCATAAGCCTCCAATAAGACATTATAGGAGGTGACCTCCGGCGAGGTACCCCCAGCCTCCATCTCCATGAGTAATTCTGACACCTTTTCCAACTTCCCCAGTTTGCCAAAAGTATCTACCAAATAACTGTAAGTAGTCACATCAGGCAAAATCCCAGCCTCGTTCATTGTCCTAAAAACCATCTCTGCCTCATCTCCTAACCCTCTACTTGAACAAGCACTTAGCAAAGTATTGTAGGTAACTAAATCCGGTTGAATACCCTCATGTCGCATCTCGGCAAATAGACTCAATAACCCTTCCCATTCATGTCCACCACGAGCACAAGAGTTAATAACTGTGTTATAAGTCAAAATACTAGGAATTATCTTTTCTTGCTTCATTTTTTCAAGTAGTTGAAGAGAAGTTCCATATTGTCCATTACGGCCATAAGCATTAATAATAGCAGTGTAAGAGAA
This sequence is a window from Nicotiana sylvestris chromosome 3, ASM39365v2, whole genome shotgun sequence. Protein-coding genes within it:
- the LOC104216557 gene encoding pentatricopeptide repeat-containing protein At1g74850, chloroplastic → MSLSCNSFSPVFTPVPPSHRFLFPAKIPNYGKLSPVHRRLLLTVAVRAKPKELILGNPTVTVEKGKYSYDVETLINKLSSLPPRGSIARCLDTFKNKLSLTDFSHVFKEFAARGDWQRSLRLFKYMQRQIWCKPNEHIYTLMIGILGREGLLDKAFEIFDEMPSHSVARTVFSYTAIINAYGRNGQYGTSLQLLEKMKQEKIIPSILTYNTVINSCARGGHEWEGLLSLFAEMRHEGIQPDLVTYNTLLSACSSRGLGDEAEMVFRTMNEAGILPDVTTYSYLVDTFGKLGKLEKVSELLMEMEAGGTSPEVTSYNVLLEAYAHSGSMKEAMDVFRQMQTAGCVANAETYSVLLNLYGKNGRYDQVRDLFLEMKMSNTEPDADTYNILIQVFGEGGYFKEVVTLFHDMVEEKVEPNMETYEGLIYACGKGGLHDDAKRILLHMNGQGLVPSSKVYTGVIEAYGQAALYEEAVVAFNTMNEVGSRPMVETFNSLIHAFAKGGLYKESEAIWFRMGEVGVPRNRDSFNGMIEGYRQGGQFEEAIKAYVEMEKARCDPDERTLEAVLSVYCFAGLVDESEEQFQEIKSLGIQPSIICCCMMLAIYAKSERWNMAHELLNDVMTNKTSDMHQVIGQMIHGDFDDENNWQMVEYVFDKLNSEGCGLSMRFYNTLIEALWWLGQKERAARVLNEATKRGLFPELFRRNKLVWSVDVHRMWPGGACTAISVWLNDMEELFHKGEELPQLASVVVVRGQTEKSSITRDFPVAKAAYSFLKDTVSSSFCFPGWNKGRIVCQKTQLKRIFSSAEPSSGSSKGDRLIPLSNSPISLLGTQTSVSDAKRSESANADSKRSTKSDSELMASSV